AATCTGTAAATCTgagacatttatttatattaatcgCCTGCAAGTTTTCCTGGCTGCTGggcttttcaattattttatccCAGacatttgattttatattttgttaaatggCAAAAACCATAAATTGTAAGCACACGGAAGCACTGTCCCTGGCCCCATATGCAAATGAACTGAAGTGCCTCCAGCCACCGCAATAGTATCAATTATTGTCAAGAACTCCAGACAGCCGCTGTGGCAACTCTGCCCATTAAAATCAAACTAATTAGGAGTGCAACTCCAGACCCGGCATCGTTCTAATTAGTGGTGAGGCAGCAGGGTGAGGTGGCGCCCATggaaaagccacaaaaaattgtttgatAACAAACATTTTGCAGCTTAAGGAATTTCTCGAAAACAATTGCCAAACTAAGCGCAACCACAGACACAAACACTTTTGCAGGGAGGGAAGGGTTGAAATAGCACATAGCCACACAAAACAGACCAAATTCTGTGCAAGTTAAGCCAACAAGTTATAAAATACTCCTACAAGCCAGCACACAGATATGCGCCCAAAGCAAACACCcagatatagatacaaatacagGCACGACCATGCAGCTATATCGCCATATATCCACACAGCCACGCAACTACAAAGAGCGCCGAGCTGCGCACCGAGGGCAAACAATAAACAGCAAGTGCAGAAAGTATGAAACGGAAATTCTGCATTTGACATAAACGCCAAAAGCACGCACTCCAACACCCAGGCAAAAGCAAGCAAAATCAAAAGCCGAAACCGAAATAAAGTCGAGTGTTGCATACACTTGTCAAGGATgtgtataaaataatttgtaattttatttaagaaaaagaaaaaaataaagtttgaacttaataaaattgatctaagaattaaaaaacaaaacattatTAGATCTTTAAAAGTTTCAACTATTTTCAGCCACTTATCCATCTTAGAATCTTTTCACTTTAGTTTACATAATTTGTTGTCTTTTTGTATActatgaaataatatttgaaacttttaaaagaattttttactTTACCTATAATAGCCCTATTTTCCCAAATTAGTTACAAATCCGAACGCTTAGCTAATAAATCCTCTCGCCAGGCTTTGTTGCAAAGTGAtagaaaatggaaatgcaAGTGGAAACTCTATGCCAGGGGACGACGACAGGGAAGCCAACAATTGCTGAGGAAAATCCCAAAAGGAAGCTGAAGGGAGCCTGAGACGAAACTGAGAAGGGATGCTAAAATATCAGAAAACGTTTCGCACTGATTTTCATTCGGTTACTCTGGCAGGCAGTCAGGCGGCTCGCAGTTAGAGGCGACTTTGTCTCTGGGATTTTGGGCCTAGCTGCATCAAACTGGATATCCTTCTCGTTTTGCATTCGGGGGGATTTCTCGTTTTTTAGTTCTCCGCTCGGTGCCTCCTGCAATCTGGCATTCTGCATTGGCATCGCATTGTTCTCACGGCTCAAGTGCTAGGCAGCCTGtggcttaaaatataaaaattgatgcCAAGTGCAGGCCTTGCTTTTGCCCGCCTTacacatttccattttccatttgttgGGCTTCGCTTTTCGCATTttggttttcagttttcagttcgCAGTTTGCAGTTCTCTAGCTCTCAGTTTTGGTTTTCCAGTTTTTCCCTTTGTGGCCGCTGCCGGCGACTAATGGGTGTCAACGCTTGAATGCAATTTGGAGCATATTTTGCGGTGCTGCATGCGGGGCGTATTGcggtttttgttttcggtGTTCTTGCAGCTTGTTGCAAGGATAAAAGCCCTGTGTGAGTGGCAACTGCTTGCGGTTATCATATGTCAATCAATACGCTGATGACTAATGGATGGCAGCCAGCCAGTCGAGCTGAAATCAATGTCAGGCCAATTTACAGACAATTTCATAAGCGGAATTGACGTCAAGACGCGCACGCACATAAATCACCAGCAACAGGGAGTATAGGAGATGAGGACACAAGAAGCCCAGGACCCGCGAAGCAGGAACTTGAGCAGCGCCACCTGCCAAACGAATGGCATTCAATCAAGTCATCCCGCCCCCAAAATCCGCCACTTGCCGCCCTTAGATGTCCTGGcgaaataacaataaaagcgAGTGGCCGCAATGATGTCCGTGTTGCTGCTCCTGTCCCCGAACCCCCCACACTCGGAGCCGGCATATTGATGACGATGACAATGAATTTGCAAAAGGATCTCAAATCAGACGATGCGGCATATATATTGACATCCATAAAATCCAAGACGGCGCAATTAAAACTTTGAGATCTGGGCCGGATTTATGCATTTACTTGGATTTCGGtcaatttgtataaattttttatgataATGAAGCGCAAATATTTCAAGAGCAAACGACAAAAGGCGAATGACAGAAGATAATGTATATAGTACGTATATATAGCGGTGCGGCACTGAAACAATGGAGGGACAAGAAAGCGGGGTCAGTCATAAAGACGACAACGTGGCGACCGGAAGCAGGAAATGCCAAGCGGCAGTGCCAAGATGGCGGTAAGCAaggagacagagagagagagagagaaagttACAGAGAGGAAACGCCAGGAGAATGGCAATTGCTGGGTAAATTGAGTCCTCAAAGAAGTTGGCAAAACATTTACCAAGAAGTTGCCGGATGGGAGCTAAAGCTGGAGCTGGTCCGAGCTCCACAATATTCCCAGGATAATGAAGCAAGTGTGACAAATTGTTGATTTTATGTCAAAATTGACTTAGACAAAGATAGATACTTCGCCTTGGCAAAATAAAATCTGTGCAACTTCTTCCTGGCCCGATTTTCAGCCGTAAAATCATTTGCACACCTCTTTCCACTGCCCCCCCCACACATTTGTAACAGTTAATTTAGTTTGCATGTTTTGCACTGACTTTGGCAAATCGCAAGCCGGGAAATTCGCACAGGAGGCGAGGCGCCAGAAGTGCTGCTGATGACAATGACAATGAGCCGAGCTGCTGGGTCCTGAGTCCTGGAGCAAAAACTTGACAAAGTATTCATAGTAAAAGGCGCTCTCAAAGCGAGACAGCGAAACTTGTCAGTGCAAAGTTGTTAAGTCAGAAGCCTGATGACTCTGCGTCAGTCAAACTCCGGTACACtaagaaaaacaaatcagAGTTAACAACTTATGAATAGGAAATTGTTAAACATATAGTTTCGGGATAAGAAGAATTCCTTACCATTattaagatatttattttaaagataatgaatttaaaatgtaatgtaaaatgtaaaaatccaaattttatatattatctgtcataatttattttccatttttattctGTTCCCCTAGTTGTTTTCAGTGCAGGCAACTCGCTCTTTCAGCCGCTTTGTTGAAACGGTTGGGCGTGTACGTGAGCTTGAGCTGCTGGGCGTGGCAGCTGCTGGAACTGCtgcaaaatattataataataataataataatataatattatttgccGCTGCCTCGAGCGCTTGGCCAGGCCGAAACTTTGTTGACTGCTCGACGGGCGGCAGTCGGCGTTTGACGGAACTTAAATCCTAATCACATACGCAGTCAGAGAATCAAGTTAAGCCAGCCGAGCAGCGATTCAAGTACGAGCACCGCCAACTTATCATCTCGAGAACCCGCACTTACATCCACACCCAGATATACAATCTCTCACCCCACACGCCCAAAAACGCAAATGGCAAATTAGATTGCGCATACGCCTCGTTTGCACTCGAATTCCCTTTGATTCGCGAAAGCAAAATTCACACGGCCCATGGagaacagaaaacaaaactaatGCGCAATTAATGACATCCGCTTAGCGGGCCAAAAACTATGCAACATTTTATGTGGAGCGGAAATTTCACGGCGCCATAAACACGCCACCAATGGGCGTGTAATGCGCCTCCATTTTCAACACGACTTGTCACCGCTCATCATAAAACCGGTATCTTCATTAATTGACCGACTGAGGACCGAGGACCAAGGACCAAGCATCCAAGGACCAAGCATCCAGGAATCCAAGGACCACAGAGTGTTTTCGCCTTTGCCTGACTTTGATTTCCTTGGGCCACTGGTTTCTCGTTTTTTGGCGCGACTCACGCGAAAATGCCATTAAATTGATGGGAACAGCGGAGTTTGCACGATTCACAGAGTCgacaaaaacaattaaaaatgttataaaaatgCTGTATGCAGGTTGCTGGCCGCTCATCGCCTGTCGTCGACCGGCGACTGTCCTGTCCCCTGTCGATATGGACAGTGCTGATAAAAGCAAACGGCACTTAAGCGTGTCAACAATGGGCACGACAAGCGCAGCAGCCTCGAATTGATGAACAAAGGACTGTGCTGGCACCAAATAGACCCTTCGTCCCCCTGCCCCGCCCCCGCGGCAGACAAATTTTTTGCCctttctttggagagggttgCGCGGGACAGATTTTCGCAATCAGTTTTATGTTGTTCAAGTGGCAGGCGAACGAGCGCTCATTGTGATTGGCCTGCCATGGCCAAAAAACAAGCCACCAAACTCACACATATAGTTTAAACACTGACAGAAATTGGTGTTTAATGTCCACTTAATTaggtaatttattttctaacagaaattaaaaactaactttACAATAGAGGTTTCACTGAAACATATTCaagtataattttaaatgtacttatatttattattattattattattaactaagAACATACTTTTATAACTATTTTCTTTCCTGTGCATATACATATCTGACAGTTCAGTTCtctttagatatatatatatagacaccAAACAGTTTTGCAATTAATTTCTGGCCAAAAGCAGGAAAACGTTTGTTGTTGccgcgctgctgctgctgctgctgtggctgccaTAAAAGTTAGATAAATTGTACGAATATAGACAAAAACTTTCGATCACGCAGCCACGCACGCACTTTATGGAGAGGGAGGGCGCCAATAGAGGGGCGGGGCCGAAAGGGGGGCTGATACTGGGTCTCTGGTCGCGGCTTTGTCAGATTTTGAAGTGGCAAAGCCAAAAACCAAGAGCAAGCCAAGTGGAGCGACTGCCGATTATTTATAGTTGGCAAACTTTTGTCATTTACgttcgaaaatttaaattttaattgagttttCTTGCAATCAGGAAGCGTGGCTCCAAAGGGTTGGGTTCAGGACCCAGTCGAGAGTCACAAAGTCAGGTGTTGGGGCTCAACTTTTCCCTGGCCGACTGCTAAGGCGATGGGGGCTTTGTTATCGAAAATGTTTTGTTAACTTATGCACTGAAACTGTAAAgtaaaagcaatttaaaaattcaacatcaaagatttaatttcataGGACTTGAAGGATGCACCTCGCAACATACCTATATATGTACGTAAATATATAGAGTATATCAAAGTCAATTCTCTGCCGACCCATTTCGGTTGTTGACTTACCAGGGAAAGtgcacaaaacaaaacttttccaGCTGTTGTTGCTAAAAGACCGCAATACCgaaaaagccaacaacaacaacatcgaaatagtaaaaagaaaaaaaagaaataaaaataaaagtttgagTTGCAAACAAGCTAAAAATTGTTGTTTGCTATTGTGGCAAACGGTGGTTGTTGTAATTTTGATTGCTTTGTTATGTGCAGAAGTGTGTGTGCCGAGTGTGGGTAGCAATAAAACATGAGGATTCCTCCATTCGGAGCCCACAAACATCCAAACATTTTCGGGGAATAGGTTGGCTAATGAAAGCAATAACAACTGTAGCGGCCGTATCAGCAGCTCATTCAAATGAGGCTCAaacaaaggaaataaataaaaagggtGGCCACAAAAACAGCAATAAAGCAGCTAATAGACTAGATTAAAGTTGTCCCGGCAGCAGGCGCATAAATTGCTCATTgaatgttttttgtattttttttttccccaacAGAAGTGAAAATGCTGATGCGACCaatttggcaaaaaaaaaaaaataatatatatatatatatataaataaaaaaaagtaaaagagcAGCCAAAAATGCCTTCAATGACCGTAAGCCATAAAACACACGCGGCTCAATGGCGGCACGGCCAAATGACAGAGTTCATGTATCATTATGGCTTCGCCAGGACGAAGGGCCAACACTGACCAACAGGACACAAAACACTAAGCCAAATGGGTTTCAGTCGGGGTTGCTTCAGCCAAAGTTCGTACAGCGGCAGTTGTTGTTGGCCAAAATGGCTCCGAAGGAGTACAGAAACCAAAGTTGTGCCATTGCaggatattaaaaattttgacaGAAGTTGGCAAAGCATAGCAGTAGGCCTCTCTGACCCTGTAACTTATTATAGAATCATCAGTCGATTAGATCTAGCCTTTCTTATACTCCCTGATTTTTTGCCAAGTTCTGTTGAAAGCTATGATTTTCTTTAGAAAAGTTTTCACTTGTGCATAagtttaacataaaaaaaataaattcaaatatggCCTTAAATCAGCCAATCAAATATGGAATCAAATAGAGGAGATGGAAAAAGGCTTTGACCAGCGAAGAGCGATGCTAACTCAAACCGAAAGCGCTGAAAACTtgcaaatttcaattaacgaGCAAAAAACGCTGgtaaattcaatcatattcAGTAATTAAATTTGCCTGTCAGTGCGGGACCGGGGTTGCTGGGATATCGCTGGCTCCGGCTGGTTGTCATCATTGTGGCTGGCACATTACTGGCGATGCACAAGTGAGGGGGAATGCCGTAACCCACCCAGCACAACATAGATCTGGGCGGGAGTTggtgtatgtatatgtacgtGTGCGGCAGAAACCCAAACGAAACCACAGAAACAACTCAAAATCGCAATATGACACATATGTGAACAGACATGGCAAATaccaaacgaaacgaaacgaaaccaaaAACCGAACCAAACCAGACCAAAAAGTAGAGCCAGCATTGCAACGTTAAACATGCAAAGTGCACAAGTGCTGATAGGTGTGTctgggtgtgtgtgctggCCAAATGTGTGTGCATGTTAACGTGGATTTTAACGAATGTTGACAATTACGAAAAATTTGGTTTCTGGTTAAACGAAATGTGCCAAGGATGAGAGGTGCGGGCATATGAGTGCTTGCTAAATGTGCAGCATGTACATGGGTGGAGTTCTTCTCCTTTTCGGGTAAgtgtgtgctgctgctgggagtATTTGTGGGGAATTTTTTGGGCTGTGGCTCGTTTCGTTGGAATATCGCGGGAGAGAGcccaaaaaatatccacggcccAAAAGAGAAAACCCAACAAACTTGGCTGAAGTTGTAATGGagtcgtcctcgtcctcggtGGGATTAGCTCTGCAGAAGAGAAGAGCTCCTCAGAGAGTCGTCCTGGTCGAGGAGGAAAATCCTACAAAATCACTGAAAAGGACTCTCTTTTCTAGGGCTTGGCTCAGCTCGGCTGCTGTGTGTAATAGGATGGCTCTCCCGAAAACGGGGTGCGCCACCGGGCGCAGGCGCTGCGCAGCATCCACATTGTGATAAAAATCCGCCAGCGACAAAGCTACAAAATGAGGCTGGAACCGCCGAAACAGAGGTCCTGGCCAGGCTACAAAAACAAATCGCGCGTCAGTACGATTCCTGTGAATATCTATGCAGGACAGCACGGAGCAGAGCCAAGCAGCTCCGCAGAAAAAGGCGTGAAAATCTGGtcagaaaaataaacaaaaattatatacaattaGTTGAGAAGcgggaaaatatttgcaattttttggGACAACCTATAAGTGagtgaaaataattaagttcaatttataaaaataaataaatcgaaGCGGCCGCTGCgaaaacaaaatcagctgCATGGGCGCAGCGGTTTCAGCTGCTGAGCCAGTGCGCCGACTCGAAAAGCGGCCAGCGCGACTTGGAGACTTGTAAACACTTTTAGGCCATGTGCTAAAAGCCAAATACAAACACTCGCTGCGAACTGCGTCAGAGGCTGGCCCAAGccaacccaacccaacccaaGCCCAGCCAGGCAAGCCAGGAGGCagaaaggtaaacaaaaacctGTGCGCGTGTTTGTATCAATAAAACACCGGCCGACCGTCAAGGCCTCCTTGCCACACCAGTGACGTCACCATGGCTGGCTGCTGCATACGCCCACGCACACTGGCTCACCTGCTGCCCCTGCCCCTGGGGCCGCTGTGGCGGCACTGCAAGCTCCTATGCCTGCTCCtggtcctgctgctcctctgcgAGACGGTGCAGGCCAATCCAGATGCCAAGCGTCTGTACGATGATCTCCTCAGTAACTACAACCGGCTCATCCGCCCCGTGAGCAACAACACGGACACAGTGCTGGTCAAGCTGGGCCTCCGGCTATCCCAACTAATTGATTTGGTAAGTGTGAAtgctaaattgtaaattataaattttataaattgtgaattgtaatttgcgggcGACGATCCGAACTCAATTCAATTAATGCAATTGCCAAAAGTTCGCGggggaatttttaattaagcttTGGCGAAGGCCAGGCTGCCGGCGTTACGCTACATTTGCCGCGGGATAAGCGAAAAAGTTGCCAGAAACTTTCAGCGGGtcgtaaataaaaaatgctaAACAATAAACAGCAACAAATGAGGCAAATCGAGAGAGCTGGCAACCGAGAAACCTATAAAGTCATAATGAAGCGGGGATGAATTTAAGTGCACACAggcagaaatatttaaaatatattttattatgaaaatatctCCACTATTAGTACTAAATAAGTCTTCATagacttaaatataaaaaaaaaaaaaatccctttaatatttaatttaatatttttaaaattgcttTTAACTGTCTTGTAAATTATCTGagctttttaacattttactCATAGAAAATCCATGtgcattaaatttaatcttataaaacttataaaacTTGTTCATAAAACTTAATAATATCCCTAAACCGAACctgttataatatttttccgttagctaaatttcaaaaatatctaCAATTTTTTCCTGTGTAGGATGCAGAGCATTAAAGTGGCATATTTCAATTCGCAACATCAGCTTCGTTTCTGTCAGCACTGGTTTCCCGCCACTGCCCCCATTGCCCCTTCAGATAAATCGCTCGCATTTCTCAAAACTTCCAGCCACGGGGAGCACTAgatttttataacatttcACTCCAACATTTCATTACATGCTGCGACCGGGAAGAGTACTGTAGCCAAGAATGGGAATGAGAATGTTTGGTTGTCTGCGCTTGCTTAAAGTTGCCCGGCCAAGTCATTTGTCAGCAGGCCGAGACTGCAATTCCGGCTGCAGGGCTcctttatatacatatatatattttttttttgggcggGTCGGTTGAAGTGCGGTGAAACGGTGCCACCAGAAGGCTTAAAAGGTAATAAAACAAGCCAAAAAGAAAGGGAAGCCGTAAGCTGACAGCAAAAAGCACATTAGCCGGGGGACAGGACGAGAAGTGCAAATGATATAAAGGAGAGGCAGGAAAAAAGAAgggaaaaatgaataaaatgcaaatcCCCCTTGATGCATGGCTGGGCCTTAGTCCCCGAACTCCATTTTCCTTTCTCTTATACTTTTTGCGGCTTCCAGAGTATTTACGTATATTCGCGGGCTTTATTTTTACAGAATCTCAAAGATCAAATTCTAACGACCAACGTGTGGCTGGAGCACGAGTGGCAGGATCATAAATTCAAGTGGGATCCCTCGGAGTATGGCGGCGTCACGGAGCTTTATGTGCCCTCCGAGCACATCTGGCTACCCGACATTGTGCTCTACAATAAGTAAGTCAGCCAAAAATGTTACAGACAGagaaaaactatataaactATGGCTTCAAGAAATTAAGTtaggcttttatttattttatattattttaaaaataagcaaagTCAATCAAAGTcttgaaaaactttaaattaaatataaaattcctAAGTGAATATTTGGGTCATCCTTTTCCTTTGTTGACCTCCCAAAATCCTCTAAAACTATCTTCCAACAATTTCTGTGCAGTGCCGATGGCGAGTATGTGGTCACCACCATGACAAAGGCCATTCTCCACTACACGGGCAAGGTGGTGTGGACCCCGCCGGCCATTTTCAAGTCCAGCTGCGAGATTGATGTCCGCTACTTCCCCTTCGATCAGCAGACCTGCTTCATGAAGTTCGGCTCCTGGACTTATGATGGCGATCAGGTAAGTGATGGCCTCTCCCTTCCCTGCCACAGCTCCTACTCCGGACTCTGCCGTTGCCCGCCGGCTGCTAGTTGAGTCCGAGATAAATGGGCGTGGCCAACGATTTATGGGCCACCATTTATCTGCGAGATGAGATGCCGAGATGCGGCAATGAGGGAGCGACTTACACGCCTAAGACGCGGTGAGAACATCGAAAAGGCGTCGTCGTCGGCAACTCGCAGATTAAAATGTGAGAAATTGTAAAAGTGTAATTGAAACTTGTCTAACCGTTGCACACTCACTCGCACACACTAACTCACACCCAGCCACTCGactctttgtgtgtgtgtgtgctgtcaTAAAAATGCGCTGCCATAAATTAAGGCAAAGTGCGTCTCCCAGCCAGCCCAGGCTGCTTCCGTTTCCGGTGACCCTTTGCAAGTCAGTCTGGCAGGGATAAAGGGAGAAAaaagcactgaaaaaaaattataaaaagtagAAGGCAAGCCAGAATTAAATTCAGTTTGCAAactacatttatatatattttctttcggTGTATGGCATGGATTTCATGAAGACATTGCTCTTTTCCACCGGGCGTTTGTCAACGCATTTGAATTTCGCCACTCTTTTAAGGAGTGCACTTGAGCTCCTGGTtcgaggagcaggagaaggagctgaGGCAGATATGCTGCTTCTGCTGTGGCTGTTACGCCCATTGATGCCAAGTGGCTTTGAGCTGGACAGGAAAGAGGGCTGCCCTAACGGCTCCATCACATCCGGGCCTTTTCTCATATTCCCCTTCCCCAGATCGACTTGAAGCATATCAGCCAGAAGAACGACAAGGACAACAAGGTGGAGATTGGCATCGACCTGCGCGAGTACTATCCCAGCGTGGAGTGGGACATCCTTGGCGTGCCAGCGGAGCGGCACGAGAAGTACTATCCGTGCTGCGCGGAGCCCTATCCGGGTGAGTTTAGTGGAGTTTAAAGCCTCCAATCGCCGGCAATTGCGCGAAAGCTCTACCCAAACTCATCCCCTGAAAATTTCTACCCTACTCCCTGTATTTATCCCTCGATTTCTCTGGTGATGTCCTCTGGCTACTGAATTGAAATGAACTGGCTTGTTCAGATATCTTCTTCAATATCACCCTGCGGCGAAAGACTCTTTTCTACACGGTCAACCTGATCATTCCCTGCGTGGGCATCTCCTACCTGTCGGTGCTGGTGTTCTACTTGCCCGCCGACTCTGGTGAAAAGATTGCCCTCTGCATCAGCATTCTCCTGTCGCAGACCATGTTCTTCCTTCTCATCTCGGAAATCATACCCTCCACGTCCCTGGCACTGCCACTGCTGGGGAAGTACCTCCTATTCACCATGTTGCTGGTCGGGCTGAGCGTCGTCATCACGATCATCATACTCAATATACACTACCGGAAGCCAAGCACACACAAGATGCGGCCTTGGATTCGTTCCTTCTTCATCAAGCGGCTGCCCAAGCTTCTGCTAATGCGTGTCCCGAAGGACCTGCTTCGCGACCTGGCGGCCAACAAGATCAACTATGGGCTCAAGTTCAGCAAGACCAAGTTTGGACAGGCGCTGATGGACGAGATGCAGATGAACTCCGGCGGCTCCAGTCCGGACTCTCTGCGACGCATGCAAGGTCGTGTGGGTGCGGGCGGATGCAATGGCATGCACGTGACCACGGCCACAAACAGGTGAGATACTCCAGCgatattttatgaattatattaAGAGAATTATTAGAACGAGatttcataaataataaattatttggagaatttaagtatttaataatatgaT
Above is a genomic segment from Drosophila kikkawai strain 14028-0561.14 chromosome 3R, DkikHiC1v2, whole genome shotgun sequence containing:
- the nAChRalpha2 gene encoding acetylcholine receptor subunit alpha-like 2, which produces MAGCCIRPRTLAHLLPLPLGPLWRHCKLLCLLLVLLLLCETVQANPDAKRLYDDLLSNYNRLIRPVSNNTDTVLVKLGLRLSQLIDLNLKDQILTTNVWLEHEWQDHKFKWDPSEYGGVTELYVPSEHIWLPDIVLYNNADGEYVVTTMTKAILHYTGKVVWTPPAIFKSSCEIDVRYFPFDQQTCFMKFGSWTYDGDQIDLKHISQKNDKDNKVEIGIDLREYYPSVEWDILGVPAERHEKYYPCCAEPYPDIFFNITLRRKTLFYTVNLIIPCVGISYLSVLVFYLPADSGEKIALCISILLSQTMFFLLISEIIPSTSLALPLLGKYLLFTMLLVGLSVVITIIILNIHYRKPSTHKMRPWIRSFFIKRLPKLLLMRVPKDLLRDLAANKINYGLKFSKTKFGQALMDEMQMNSGGSSPDSLRRMQGRVGAGGCNGMHVTTATNRFSGLVGALGGGLSTLSGYNGLPSVLSGLDDSLSDVAARKKYPFELEKAIHNVMFIQHHMQRQDEFNAEDQDWGFVAMVMDRLFLWLFMIASLVGTFVILGEAPSLYDDTKAIDVQLSDVAKQIYNLTEKKN